TGCGCAGCCTCGAGGATTCGCCGGACAAGATGACGAAACACATCGAGAAGACGgccgaggacggcggcgAAGATGCCGCCTACAAGGCGGTGCGCCACGTCATCGAGGACGCGGAGAAGCGGGTCATCGCAGAGGCTCGCAACCTCGAGAAGGCGGTCGTCCGGGGCGCAGAGGAGCACAAGCCGCGCCCGCCTCGCGAGGTCTCGGTCATGCTGTCGCACcgtgacggcgacgacgatgcTGCGGATCAGATCGAAGTGGCCCCTAAGAAATAGCGGTAGTGATTGAGGAACAGCAGGCCAACTTCTAACGTTGCCCAAAGCCGCCCGGGTCGACCGAGGCTGAGACGGGCTTGCGCAGTCTAACCAGGGCCGGGTGTGCTCCCCATTACCAATTGGGTCAGATAAGCCCCGGTTCGCCCTGGCTCCAAGTCGAAAGTGTCGGAGCCCAACGACGTTCAACTCGATATTCCAGTTTACGAGGCGTTTGCTTTGAGAAGGCAAGTGCGCACGGCCGCTTCCCCATGAATGGCAACCGGGCTGATGACCTGTGTGGGAAGAAATGGGGTTGGGTCGGGCAATGGGAAGAAAACGGAAAGAGGGAAGGAAACATGCCTGTAGTCGAGGCTGAGAGTGTacgtacgtccgtacattcCAGTAACCAGGCGAGAATGAGCAATGATACCCCGCATTTCTTGGATAATTAACTCGTTCCAGAGCACGACTTACGCagcactactccgtactgttgGAGCGCTTAGCACGCTGGAAACTTGGCAGCCGTCCGAAGCCGCTCGGCCCCATCCTCTCGCTGGTAGCTAGTGTAGTCCCGTGCTTTACAACGCGGCTATACAGCCCGTACAGTTGTAAAGTACCTACATACATgcactactattattatccTTCTAGAGTGGGTTCCGAATTCCAGGGAAGATCTTCCTATGGCTATCTGGCTGAAACTTGGGGGAGGAGTGcggaaggggggaggggaacgAGCCTCCACATTGCATACGACCGGGGAATGCGGGACCCTAAGCGAACCAGGAACCCGGTTATTGCACTCGGAATTGCCGCAGATCCCTGCGTTCCACCCGCTCGAACGGTCAACATTAACTAATCTGTAGTGGAGTTACTGTTGACTTTCTGACTCGTGTCACTGGTCCTCGCCCAAGTTCGAAAACAGAATTGCATTTTTGTCCTTTTGTTCGGAGCTTTCGAGGAATAATTCCATTGTAGGTATGGAGTAATTATGGAGTATACACGGCCCAGGGGCGCTACACACACCATCGCCGAGAATGGGAGGTCGAGCTCGCGACGCTCAGGATCCCATCGATATTTTCCCTTATCCCTGCTCTCACTAGCGCGCAGAGCCGCCTCCGCGCGGGGATGCCGGTTGTTGCCGGCGTGCTTTTTATCCGCTGCCCTTGGTTGCTCATTTCCCGGTTCTTGGGTCGCTTGCCAAGCAGCTCCGGCGGAGAAGAATACCACAGGAGGGAGCATCGGGGCGCGAAGGGCATTGCACTATGCGGACGAGATGCTTCAACACCATCATGGACCTGTCCGGAACTCCCAAGAACAGGCGACGCCAAGGACGGAGTAGACCTCCCCGGTCCGTCTTCTCTCTGCCTGGCAATTTAGCCAAAAATCCGACCCGACTTGCGACGATTCCTACCTCCTAGCGCGTGCGCGCTGAAGCAGTCGCGAGAGTCGCAAGGCATGGGCCCGAGTCTGGCTGGCATCGTCAAACGTGATCGGCCCGTCGAGCGTGCGTGTATAAATGCATCAAGGAGCGACTGCCCCCCCATCAATAACCACCCGGTTGCTTGAGTCTCTCGCACTCGCGGCCCCTTCTTCTCTGCTTCGCACGCATCTCGCTGTCTCGCTGTCTCGCTGTCTCACTGTCTCGCTGTCTCACTGTCTCGCTGTCTCACTGTCTCACTCGTCCATCAGAGCAAAACCATGGTCTCGCTCAagtccctcctcctcgccgcggcggcgacgtTGACGGCGGTGACGGCGCGCCCGTTCGACTTTGACGACGGCAACTCGACCGAGGCGCTGGCCAAGCGCCAGGTCACGCCCAACGCGCAGGGCTACCACTCGGGCTACTTCTACTCGTGGTGgtccgacggcggcggccaggcCACCTTCACCCTGCTCGAGGGCAGCCACTACCAGGTCAACTGGAGGAACACGGGCAACTTTGTCGGTGGCAAGGGCTGGAACCCGGGTACCGGCCGGTAAGTTGTGTTTCTTTTCTTGAACTATTGACTACTAATTATCGTATCTTTCCAGTCAACGGGGTTGAAAGGTTGGTTGGCTGACTGCCGGATCGCAGGACCATCAACTACGGCGGCTCGTTCAACCCGAGCGGCAACGGCTACCTGGCCGTCTACGGCTGGACGCACAACCCGCTGATCGAGTACTACGTGGTCGAGTCGTACGGGACCTACAACCCGGGCAGCCAGGCCCAGTACAAGGGCAGCTTCCAGAGCGACGGCGGCACCTACAACATCTACGTCTCGACCCGCTACAACGCGCCCTCGATCGAGGGCACCCGCACCTTCCAGCAGTACTGGTCCATCCGCACCTCCAAGCGCGTCGGCGGCTCCGTCACCATGCAGAACCACTTCAACGCCTGGGCCCAGCACGGCATGCCCCTCGGCTCCCACGACTACCAGATCGTCGCCACCGAGGGCTACCAGAGCAGCGGCTCCTCCGACATCTACGTCCAGACTCACTaggtaccttaggtattcaAGCGATCCAGTCGGTCAGACAGACTCTTCCAGGCACGCCGCTGTCCATCAGTGGGTAGTATTATCCCATGATGGGCGCCGGCGGTGACGGGAAAAGGGGCCATTCGTCTGCAGTACCTTATTTTACTATTAATACTGCCTATCTGCCAGCATAACAATAGGTAGCACGCGTGCACTTACCAGGAATTCAATAAAAGAGTTGGACCAAGAGGCCAAAGACCTAAAGCTTCTCATTAGTGATTTATTACAATAATTAATAACCACTATTGATAAGGATGAATGGTCAGTGGGATCACATGCCGCAGTTCTAAAGGGGGTCAAAATTCGAAGTGGCAATTCGACGAGGAAGGTGCCGAACGCTCCGAGAGCGCTGGTTGGGCTGTTTCGGCGGCTTTCCCACTACGGACTACCCAAGAACGTTTTGATTTTTCGCCTCTAATACAACATTGTATCCCCCTGTTTCATAAACACCACCAAGTCTTGGAGGGTAGCATGGGACCCGTGCGCCGCTACAGTGCCCTACAGTGCCGTCCTGCTTAATGAGTTAGTTCCTAGCCGGAAAGCCCGCGCACCACAGGAAAATCCCCAGCAGCCGGTTCTGAACGGTTATCCGGAATTGGAAGCTGACCGCTTGCAGAGATCGACAGAAGATGGTGTCGAGTGGTATTCTGTGGAGCATCTGTTTGTGCAACCTGGCAACGCCGGGGGTTCTGCTGTGCGTGCGAGAAGCCCCGAATCGTCACCACCACTTCGCCCTGTCCACGAATCGACGGCGGCTGAGCTGTCGGACAACCCCTGGGTGATTGGCTAAATCCTGCTGACCACTGCGTCCTGCTGCCTGGTCGCAGGAGCACAGTCGGCGGATTGTGGGGACCTGGGACCCTGTGCCACAGGTCGCCCGCACTTCATCTCCCGACTTGCACAACACTCCATGATTGATCCTGCTGCCCGCTGCTTGCAAACTCTACCCGGtgttttttttctccccTCCCACCATGATCGCCCCCCCTCTGCCCATGTCGACGGCGATGTATTCCCAGTGAAGACGGCCCTGCGATGGCTCACCAGGTGAGAACTCTCCATGAGCAATGAGGAACCGCGATTGCCTGGGCTCCCGTACTGAGATAGCGTCGTCTCCTGTCAGCGATACGAGGCGGGACTGGAGCCGGCTCGGCAGGACTACCCGGAGGTAACGCAGGGGTATGGGTATGGCAACCAACATTACCAACAGCCGCCGCAGCCATACCAGCAATCACGGCCATACTACCCGCAGTCCTATGACAACCTGATATCGACGACACCGCCAAAGCAGGATGCCACAGCATGGGGCAGCACGCCCGCCGCGTCGCCCTACTGCTCGGCCGCGCAGCCAGCCATGTCCCAGTTTGAGCCCGAGCCCAAATCTCCTTCCGCCAGGACGATATgcggctgcagcctgcccgTCTTCGTGCTGTCCTGCATCATCGCCCTCCTAGCAGCTGCCGTCGTCGGGCTAGCCGCGGCGACGGGCGTCCAAGCCCAGCGCGCCAGCAGCGCCGAGTCCGATCTGTCTGAACTCAGGGCCTCCGTGGCGGGGAACAGCACCGCCTCCCAAGGGTCGAATGCCCCGGTCGTAATCGACGACGGGTGTTCCGAGAACCCGGATAGCGTCGACAAGACGATATACACTTCCTTCAGCCGTTGGTTCTTACCCCTTCTCTCCCTTCTCTCCCTTTTTACCCCAACCCgcttccctctctctctctctctctcgctcgCTTCCTCCCCACAACAATTCGCCTGGTAGTCCCTTTCCGAAACTGTCTCCCAAAACTTGACCGCGGCCCGCTCCGTTCCTTTTCGGATTTCTTACgagaaaacaaaaaaaacaGTTCTCGGTGCGCGAAAGTTCAGGCGGTACTGCAACAAGGACGCGCCGCGCCCGCCCCTCCTCTCGCTCTTCACGGCCGACTTTGCGACCTGCATGGACGCCTGCGCGGCCTACACGCAGTACGTGCCGAGCTCGTTCGGCGGCGCAACCGCCAACACGAGCCTCACCGTCTGTGCCGCCGTCAGCTTCATCCCCGCCTGGACCGACAAGGCGATCGccgacgccggcggcgccccGGGAAACTGCTACCTCAAGGGCAGGCCCCAGACCGAGGCGCTGCTGACCACGCCCAACATCGGCGTCGACTGCCACGCTGCCATCTACGCGGGAGCGGACTCATCCTCGGGCGgggacgaggacggcggAGAGTAAGAGTGTAGGTAGCagtggcagcagcagcggtgacagcagcagcagcagtagtaGTAGTGGTAATACTGGCAGCAACACCAATCGGCGCggggccgtcgtcgtcgccgtcttcGTCGCGGTCGATGGCCGTCGAACTGAGGGTGCCTCGATTGATTGAATCGGCGGAAGCTTCTCGAATATCTGGCGCGAAAGAATAGAAAAAGGCGATGCTGGTCACGGCCCGAGCTCAGGCGAGAGGAGGCAGCGGCGACGAGAAAAAAGTGGAAGAAGTCGAAAGTGCGACTGGAAAACGAGGAGTCTTGGCCGGTAAAATTAAGTCGAGGATAATTAATCCATCAGTGAAGCTGGTGACGGTATTAGTTGCCAACCATGTCTGATATTAACACGGTTTCGGCGGAAGAGCTGATCGCTTCGAAGCACCGGCCGATCCAGAGAGGCATGTTTCTTTGCTTCATTTAAGAGACACGACAGCACCTAGCGGGCTAGGATATACCGTCTTTGTAGAGGATGAGCTTGGTTTCGGCAAATGGTTTGATTTTCTCCAAGTTCCTCATTTCACAAGGATCCTGCGCGTTGTGTCGCGTGTGGATCATTCGCACTGTCGCCTGTGAGAAAACCAGCTCCGGATACGATATCACCTAAAACGAGGTTAAATAAGGAGCCCTGGTTGCTGCTTCATACTTCGTTTTGGTGTGGTTCAATTTGAGGCACGTCGGGGCTAAATCCTGCGTTGACGACCGATATTCTCAAGCCTCGCCTTTAATTAAGCAGCAAAGCGCTGCTCATACTGCAATTGTCTGTGCCACCCTCCAATTGCGGCAAGCGGTTAGAGACCCAACCGGAGGCTACGCCCATGAATGAACGAGCCATCACCATCCAACAGGCGGACAGATGTTTGTACTACCTCCCCGAGTTCTCTCTCATGGGTCCCGGACTGACGAGCCTTGGCACCTCGACAATCCTGGAGAACGCGGATGTGACTGATGCCCGGCGACTTCGGCCGGCACCGGAATCCCCTCCGGGTCCGGAGTTAAGCGCCGAGGCCCATGCTTGGGACCTGCTGTTCCTGGCGAGCACTATAGCCGCCCCACAGGCAAGCTCAATCAGACGGTGCAATTCGAGCGCCGAGCAGCCAGACCGACAGATCGCTTTCAGCAAGACAGAACAACGTCGACCCGGCTGACTTTGGGAGAAAGTGATGCGTGCGCTGCATTAGTGAGCATACCTACCGTTTCCGGAATTGGATCGCTGTTTCTCGACGATGAAGGCGTCCCGGGCATCGCTACTGCCGTGTTGTTGCGCAGCCGCTCGAGGAATCATGGGAGGAGAATATGAAGAGGGACAGGTGTCATGATCCAGGGTGAGAAGGCCGACGCCGAACCTCACACTGTTCGGCCCGTCATCGGATGCGGCTTCATTCGGTTGTCGGACACCCCAGATAGGGAAACTGCGCCAGACCAGCGTGACACGTGGGGAAAACGGCGGCAACCTTGATCTTTTATCTTTTTGCCTATGCATCGGTCGGTCAGAATGGCGCGTATGCGTTCCACGGTCCCTGGAACTTAGTGTCCGGAATTGGGGATGAATGCAGTCGAGCTTTGATCCAATCGTCGCCGGAAGGTTGCCAATAAGAAGAGAATCGAATCGCATTTTAACATCAGCAAAAGATTGTACCGTGACGTGCTCCGACCGCGATGGCGGGGTAGCAGGTGGGGCGCTCCTTGGGCGGAGACAAGGGTTTCTTCTTGGCAAGCCAACTGCACGGAGGGCAGGCATTGCATGCCCGCATGTTCTGGGCTGGCAGGCCCTTGTCTGCCTGGACCTTCGAGTTCCCCACAACCGCGCGCATGTCAATCGAAAGGCGCGAGCCCACCTTTCCTGCAACCCTGCCAATCCTCTCCTTCCTCGTCTACGCGGTACCCATGACTCCAAAGGTGTACAATACATAGTAGGAAGAAAGTGCGGTGGAGGGGGCGATCTGACCTTCGTCATGCAAACGGAAACTCTAATCCATCCATGCCCGAGTCAGTCATTGTAGCCTGAAATAAAGACTGCCCTCGCCAGGTTGGCCAATTTGCCCTGCTTACGTTGTTCTAGACGCCCACGGCCCAAggtactactaaggacgaGACGAAAGGGTTAACCTCTAGCTTTCACCGAGACACGACCGACCAACACTGGCGACGCTGCTTCTTTTATGCTTTTGCAAAGGTGACACAAGTCTCCGGGTGGTAGATTGCAAACCTGCCTTCTCCTTCCGGTCAAAAGACACAACAGGCATTAGTAATAATGAGTTCTAGGCCCTTTCTGTGCGCCCTTGGGGCTGACAAGTTGACAGTACTCTTCCCGCTCAACGCTGGGTGAGCCGGTGCTTGCCGCGCAGTGACCCCCCTTTTGTCTCTCCATCCCTCTGCGCCCTTCCGTCAGGATCCCCCGAGACATGGACGAGTTTGTCAATTGGGATCAGGCCgacccggccccggccacTGGGGTTGACATGCTCTCCCCGTCCCTGGAGCCCACTAGCCAACGCCTCGACGACATCGACCTGGCGCTGGCCAATGTTCAGGGCGATGAATTCTCCTTCTGGGCACTGCAGCACTTTGAGAACAACATCTCGCCCACCTTGGGCGGCACGGAGGAGATCCCCATGCCCACCGATCGGTCTACCCGGACATTCGAGGACCACCTGGAGTTGTTCAATGATATGAAGTGCAACAACTGCCAACTGGGCGGCTACGAGTGCAAGCGGATCCCGGAAGGTCAATATAAAGGTTACTGCACCAGCTGTGTTGCCCTCCGCTGTGCATGCAACTTCGGCCTCGACTGTGCCGATGGCACTGACTGCTTCCTCCCCCCGAACCCGTGGCCGGTCATGGGCGACCACCCCAGGATGTTGCAGGAGGAGAGGCAGGCCGAATCCCATGAGTCAAGCTCGGCAACTGATTTGCCAGGGCTGACCTCCACCTCCGGCGCCGACAGCACATCTGCCAACGAAGGCCCGAAAGGAAAGACGGGCGCCCGCTTCTCCAGGGAGTCCGTCAAGATTCTGAAGAACTGGCTGTCGACCCACAGCAAGCATCCCTATCCCAATGATGAAGAAAAGGAAATGCTCCAGAGGCAGACGGGCCTCAGCAAGACGCAGATCACAAACTGGCTCGCCAACACGCGCCGCAGGAACAAGAACGCCGTCAGCCATAGGTCGACTTCGCCCGGGGTGAGGAGCTGGGCGAATCCCATCGACATCCCCCAGAGGCGGAGAAACCCGTTCGAGCACATGAATCCGCTGCAGCGTTGGGAGCACTCTCCACCCGAGAACGAACCCGCGTCCGTGACAGCCATTGCCCGCGCCGTCAACTCGGCGTCGAGCATGTCTTCCGGCCTCCACAGTCCTTTCAGTGTCAACTTTACCGACGACGGCTCTGGCCGGTCACTCTGTGGCTCGGCCATCAGCAGTGCCAACACCTCGCATTCGCAGTCCAGCGCATCGGCCTACTCCTTTGGCTCCCGGGGCTCCTTCGGCTCGGGAAGCTCTATTCCCCGTGGCCGCagacggaggaggaggagggcccCCGTCACGGCCGCCCACGGCGGCCCGCCCAAGACTTACCAGTGTACTTTTTGTCCTGACACGTTTAGGACAAAACACGATTGGCAGCGGCACGAAAAGTCTCTGCATCTGTCTCTGGAAAGATGGGTGTGCTGCCCCAACGGCCCGCAAGCATTCAACCCCGAGAACGGCCAGATGTCGTGCGTCTTCTGCGGCCACCCAAACCCGGACGAGGCGCACATAGAGAGTCACAACCACTCGGCCTGCCAGGAACGCACGATTGGGGAGCGTACCTTCTACCGGAAGGACCACCTGCGCCAGCACCTAAAGTTGGTCCACTCCGCCAAGTTTATGAGCTGGTCGATGGAGCAGTGGAAAGCAACAACACCCGAGATCAGATCGCGCTGTGGATTCTGCGGCACGGTAATGGACACATGGTCTATACGAGTCGACCATCTCGCCGAGCACTTCAAAAAGGGCAAGTCCATGGCCGACTGGAAGGGTGGCTGGGGTTTCGACCCTCCCGTGATGAACATGGTCGAGAATTCGATCCCTCCCTGTAGGTCTTCGCCTCGCGACACAAAGGGGTGGTAATCAAAGCAACGACTAACTTGTGAAAACAGATCTCATTCACGACGAAAGAAACTCGCCAAACCCTTTCAGGGCATCCGAGCCAACGGCGTCTTCGGCCCGACATGCATTCGAGCTCATCAAGTCGGAGCTCTCCAATTATGCCGATGATTGGCGTGAGAGGGAAGGCTGTGACCCTCCGGACGAGAATCTGCAGCGCACTGCATGCACCCTGATTTACGACGCCGAGGAGCTAGCAGAGCCTACCGCCAACTCCACGGCCTCATGGTTGCGGGACCTGCTATTCTCTGACGATCGCTTGGCCCAAGAGGCGAGGTGGACCAAAGTCAGAGGGATCGAGTTTTGGCAACAGCTCAAGATCAACGGCAAGGCCAACATATTTGAACTCGACCCCATGGAGTCAGAGCTCCAGGAATACGTCAAAGCACGCCGTCTCTTGGGCTTGACCGCCATGGATAGCGAGCTACAAGTGGAGGCATGCAAAATCATCCAGCGCATGAGTGCCGACAGTTATCATCAGCCTTCGTCAGACCACATAACCGACTTCCTGATCCGCCTCGTCAAGGGCTCGACGCAATGGCTTGTTGGGTTCCGGCAGAGAGCCCACCTGCCCCGGTCGGAAGATGTGGCCGACGAAGGGAAGCGGTCCAAAGACCCGACGACCATTGATTCGACAATCCACAATCCCAACCGGCTGGAGTATGAGCTGGGCGAGTTTGTGCGCGCTCAGCGGGCTGTCGGCATTGAGCCCACCGACGAGGACCTGCAGAGGCAGGCCCGTTTGATTATATACGAGTACGACGACCCGTGGAATCAGActgccgccgacgacccgGTCTGGCTAGCTACTTTCAAGCAGCGGCATGGTCGAGCAGCCATTCCCAGCGATGGCTCGTTGAGCAACGCCCAGCCGCCAACCGCTTCGGCAAGCGATTCCTGGCCGTCCTCTCATGATAGAAGCTCATCGCAAGGACATGCAATGTTGCTTCCCTCCAGCGAGAGCGACGCATCCAACAGAGTCCCCCAAAAGACACGCGGCACCTTGTACATCAACGACGCCAACTGCTACCTGCGCCTGGCGCGGGAGCTCAAGAAATGGGTCACCGCGACCATGTCGCCCAATAACCCCAACCGCCACGTCCCAAGCGACGAGGAACTCCAACACCAAGCTCGATGGATCATCTACGAGGAGTTAGTTATTCCCCATCTCCCTCAAGCTGAGATAGTCCAAAAACTAACCTCACGTCCCAGCGACGACCCGTGGAACCAAACGGCGGCCGACAATTTTGAATGGCTCCGCCGCTTCAAGCGCGACGTCGGCCTGCTCACCGACCCAAGCCTCCCAGGCCTTCCTTCAACGCGAGCCTGGAACATTGCCCAAGGGGGATCAGGCTTCTCGCCGCCCTACCTCTTTCCCAATCCGGCCAAAGCTAGTGAGATCACGGCCATCCCGACTCCGGATGAAGGCGTTCACGGCACTGATCCGTTACCGCCCAATACTTCCGCGGCCGCGGCTGTTACCACGTCCTCCACAGCCCTCGAGAACAGCAGCGCGGTGATCAACATAACCATGTGCGAGGGTGGCAAGCCAATCCCCGCGCCTAGCTCAACG
This genomic window from Thermothelomyces thermophilus ATCC 42464 chromosome 1, complete sequence contains:
- a CDS encoding glycoside hydrolase family 11 protein (CAZy_ID 267987); translation: MVSLKSLLLAAAATLTAVTARPFDFDDGNSTEALAKRQVTPNAQGYHSGYFYSWWSDGGGQATFTLLEGSHYQVNWRNTGNFVGGKGWNPGTGRTINYGGSFNPSGNGYLAVYGWTHNPLIEYYVVESYGTYNPGSQAQYKGSFQSDGGTYNIYVSTRYNAPSIEGTRTFQQYWSIRTSKRVGGSVTMQNHFNAWAQHGMPLGSHDYQIVATEGYQSSGSSDIYVQTH
- a CDS encoding C2H2 transcription factor, whose amino-acid sequence is MDEFVNWDQADPAPATGVDMLSPSLEPTSQRLDDIDLALANVQGDEFSFWALQHFENNISPTLGGTEEIPMPTDRSTRTFEDHLELFNDMKCNNCQLGGYECKRIPEGQYKGYCTSCVALRCACNFGLDCADGTDCFLPPNPWPVMGDHPRMLQEERQAESHESSSATDLPGLTSTSGADSTSANEGPKGKTGARFSRESVKILKNWLSTHSKHPYPNDEEKEMLQRQTGLSKTQITNWLANTRRRNKNAVSHRSTSPGVRSWANPIDIPQRRRNPFEHMNPLQRWEHSPPENEPASVTAIARAVNSASSMSSGLHSPFSVNFTDDGSGRSLCGSAISSANTSHSQSSASAYSFGSRGSFGSGSSIPRGRRRRRRRAPVTAAHGGPPKTYQCTFCPDTFRTKHDWQRHEKSLHLSLERWVCCPNGPQAFNPENGQMSCVFCGHPNPDEAHIESHNHSACQERTIGERTFYRKDHLRQHLKLVHSAKFMSWSMEQWKATTPEIRSRCGFCGTVMDTWSIRVDHLAEHFKKGKSMADWKGGWGFDPPVMNMVENSIPPYLIHDERNSPNPFRASEPTASSARHAFELIKSELSNYADDWREREGCDPPDENLQRTACTLIYDAEELAEPTANSTASWLRDLLFSDDRLAQEARWTKVRGIEFWQQLKINGKANIFELDPMESELQEYVKARRLLGLTAMDSELQVEACKIIQRMSADSYHQPSSDHITDFLIRLVKGSTQWLVGFRQRAHLPRSEDVADEGKRSKDPTTIDSTIHNPNRLEYELGEFVRAQRAVGIEPTDEDLQRQARLIIYEYDDPWNQTAADDPVWLATFKQRHGRAAIPSDGSLSNAQPPTASASDSWPSSHDRSSSQGHAMLLPSSESDASNRVPQKTRGTLYINDANCYLRLARELKKWVTATMSPNNPNRHVPSDEELQHQARWIIYEDDDPWNQTAADNFEWLRRFKRDVGLLTDPSLPGLPSTRAWNIAQGGSGFSPPYLFPNPAKASEITAIPTPDEGVHGTDPLPPNTSAAAAVTTSSTALENSSAVINITMCEGGKPIPAPSSTANRFMRGLVDTRRHGPLAAVFCSRELERELSEFVTNAVMAAGFGGAGTGKRGSPTAGFPSDEAIRERARAFLGGVGRTPADDEVLLERFKEVMRKKLGLEPESAAGEAQQAREQVQQEKGQQANPLGANLGFEAPGVAGPPASTETELSPGTVDAEVGNMLAQMDFDFGDLGDFVGVATGGMPMDQY